One stretch of Miscanthus floridulus cultivar M001 chromosome 18, ASM1932011v1, whole genome shotgun sequence DNA includes these proteins:
- the LOC136520643 gene encoding phosphatidylinositol 4-kinase gamma 5-like, producing MPCNLESPVQTQMAVSALDRALSSEYPTKSRSETKVGGWKRVFVQTDTGCVLAIQLDRGDNAHTVKRRLQVALNFPTDERSLTLGDRVLKNDLSTIRNDSPLLLTKIFMHRSSSTPCLSPRGKDLQQKKDKGCPIELLVCPSRCSRTRQLVKDVARAIRKGVDPVPIKSGLGGAYYFKNSKGENAAIVKPNDEEPFAPNNPKGFIGKSLGQPGLKRSVRIGETGFREVAAYLLDHDNSANVPPTLLVKISHPVFHMNEGANCANKNIADGSTQAVSKIASFQQFIPHDFDASDHGTSGFPVSAVHRIGILDIRIFNTDRHAGNLLVRKQTGAGKFGDQTELIPIDHGLCLPECLEDPYFEWIHWPQASVPFSEDELDYIANLDPVKDADMLRMELPMIREACLRVLILSTIFLKEATAFGLCLAEIGEMMSREFTGMEDQPSELEFVCMEARRLAAEQEDSSTEHDSVEEDLTQFELDSEDHEMLKEPSAHQFEFKTRNSRNQLSKLDEADEEEEEEEDEDNTEEVESDAGKLACPKPVNKWLANISRLSSSLKGVNLTDKTQHQLSAGPKFVDPVYTSKSNSNDSGSQLCNWGSANDMLPTSVSFVKLADMKPETWGLFLEKFQELLPETFRSRKCSVTVQRAKQRLGTSCQF from the coding sequence atgccTTGCAACTTGGAGAGCCCGGTGCAGACCCAGATGGCAGTCTCAGCCTTGGACCGAGCTCTTAGCAGTGAGTACCCTACCAAAAGCAGAAGTGAGACCAAGGTTGGCGGATGGAAACGTGTTTTTGTCCAAACTGACACTGGTTGTGTCCTGGCTATTCAATTGGATCGTGGTGACAATGCACACACGGTCAAAAGAAGGCTGCAGGTGGCCCTAAACTTTCCCACTGATGAGAGGTCACTGACATTAGGCGATCGTGTTCTGAAAAATGATCTCAGCACCATTAGAAATGATTCCCCGTTGCTTCTCACCAAGATTTTCATGCATCGAAGTTCCTCCACACCATGCTTGTCTCCTAGAGGCAAGGATCTCCAACAGAAAAAAGATAAGGGTTGTCCAATTGAACTGTTAGTATGCCCGAGCCGCTGTTCTCGAACAAGGCAGCTCGTGAAGGATGTTGCTAGGGCAATCAGGAAAGGTGTGGATCCAGTACCTATCAAAAGTGGGCTTGGTGGTGCCTACTATTTCAAGAACAGCAAAGGTGAGAATGCGGCAATTGTGAAGCCAAATGATGAGGAGCCTTTTGCACCCAACAACCCAAAAGGTTTTATAGGGAAATCCCTTGGGCAGCCAGGCCTCAAAAGATCAGTTCGAATTGGTGAGACTGGTTTCAGAGAGGTTGCTGCCTACCTTCTGGACCATGATAACTCTGCTAATGTCCCTCCGACGCTACTTGTTAAGATTTCTCATCCTGTGTTTCATATGAATGAAGGCGCCAACTGTGCTAACAAAAATATTGCTGATGGTAGCACTCAAGCTGTTAGCAAGATTGCATCATTTCAGCAGTTTATTCCTCATGATTTTGATGCCAGTGATCATGGCACCTCAGGCTTTCCTGTTTCTGCTGTCCATAGGATTGGTATTCTTGACATCAGGATCTTCAACACTGATAGACATGCTGGAAATCTTCTGGTAAGGAAGCAAACTGGAGCAGGAAAATTTGGGGATCAGACTGAACTTATTCCTATTGATCATGGTCTCTGCCTTCCAGAGTGTTTGGAGGATCCTTATTTTGAATGGATCCACTGGCCTCAGGCATCAGTCCCATTCTCCGAGGATGAGCTCGACTACATAGCAAATCTTGATCCAGTGAAAGATGCTGACATGCTCCGGATGGAGTTGCCTATGATCCGTGAAGCATGCCTGAGAGTACTAATACTCTCAACAATATTTCTGAAAGAAGCCACAGCATTTGGTCTGTGCCTTGCAGAGATTGGGGAGATGATGAGCAGGGAATTTACTGGGATGGAAGATCAGCCAAGTGAGCTAGAGTTTGTCTGCATGGAGGCAAGGAGGCTAGCAGCAGAGCAAGAAGACAGTTCCACAGAACATGACTCTGTTGAGGAGGATTTAACTCAGTTTGAACTTGACAGCGAAGATCATGAAATGCTAAAAGAACCATCAGCCCACCAGTTTGAATTTAAGACAAGGAACTCCAGAAACCAACTGTCCAAATTGGATGaagccgatgaagaagaagaggaggaagaagatgaagataatACTGAGGAGGTAGAAAGCGATGCTGGAAAGTTAGCTTGCCCTAAGCCTGTCAATAAGTGGCTTGCTAACATTTCAAGGCTGTCATCCTCACTGAAGGGTGTCAATCTAACAGACAAAACCCAGCATCAACTGTCTGCTGGTCCGAAGTTTGTGGATCCTGTGTATACTTCTAAGAGCAACAGCAACGACAGTGGCTCTCAACTTTGTAACTGGGGAAGTGCAAACGATATGCTCCCTACAAGTGTGAGCTTCGTCAAGCTGGCTGACATGAAACCTGAGACTTGGGGCCTGTTCCTCGAGAAGTTCCAGGAGCTCCTGCCTGAGACATTCCGCTCCCGCAAGTGCAGTGTTACAGTGCAAAGGGCAAAGCAGAGGCTTGGCACTTCTTGCCAGTTTTGA
- the LOC136522987 gene encoding calcium/calmodulin-regulated receptor-like kinase 2 — MVDRSSRAVLIGVTAGVAAALLAAGGVLLAIWLYRRRASAAARTRSLESPSATLRADGCASLDSSVSVSVVSESVADWGHPPPPKRAAFWAWRGGGAGHNGREPPPLSVSGIPKYHYKDLQKATSNFTTILGQGSFGPVYRAVMATGEVVAVKVLASDSRQGEREFQTEVALLSRLHHRNLVNLVGYCVEKGQRILIYEYMSNGSLARLLYGDNKRSLSWQERLQIAHDISHGIEYLHEGAVPPVIHRDLKSDNILLDHSMRAKVADFGLSKEEVYDGRKSGLKGTYGYMDPDYMSTNKLTKKSDVYSFGIILFELITAINPQQGLMEYINLAATGGEGRVDWDEIVDKDLLVGKIPEEVRMLADVAYRCVNKNPRKRPWISEVTQAISRLRQRQLTKHDALTLPRSDTRTVLRRIEYQHVELSDLTSMKELTPIRVS; from the exons ATGGTCGATAGGAGCAGCAGGGCCGTGCTCATCGGGGTCACCGCCGGCGTCGCGGCCGCGCTGCTCGCGGCGGGGGGCGTGCTCCTCGCCATTTGGCTCTACCGCCGGCGGGCCAGCGCTGCCGCACGGACGCGGTCCCTCGAGTCGCCCTCGGCGACGCTGCGGGCCGACGGATGCGCCAGCCTCGACTCCAGCGTCTCCGTCTCCGTGGTCTCCGAGAGCGTTGCCGACTGGGGCCACCCGCCACCGCCCAAACGCGCCGCGTTCTGGGCCTGGAGAGGAGGCGGCGCCGGCCACAACGGCAGGGAACCGCCGCCGCTGTCCGTCTCCGGGATCCCCAAATACCATTACAA GGATCTGCAGAAGGCTACCAGCAACTTTACCACAATTCTGGGGCAAGGATCGTTCGGTCCTGTGTACAGAGCTGTAATGGCCACCGGTGAAGTGGTAGCTGTAAAGGTGCTCGCGAGTGATTCAAGGCAAGGAGAAAGAGAGTTCCAGACTGAG GTAGCATTGCTTAGCAGGTTGCATCATAGGAATCTTGTTAATTTGGTTGGGTACTGCGTGGAAAAGGGGCAGCGCATTCTGATTTATGAGTACATGAGCAATGGGAGTTTGGCAAGACTTTTATATG GTGACAATAAACGGAGTTTGAGCTGGCAAGAAAGGCTGCAAATTGCTCATGATATCTCTCATGGAATTGAGTATCTGCATGAAGGG GCTGTTCCACCTGTTATTCACAGGGACCTAAAGTCTGATAATATACTTTTGGACCATTCAATGAGGGCCAAG GTTGCAGACTTTGGTCTATCAAAGGAGGAAGTGTATGATGGAAGGAAGTCTGGCCTCAAGGGCACCTATGGATATATGGATCCTGATTACATGTCCACAAATAAGTTAACAAAGAAGAGTGATGTGTATAGTTTCGGCATAATACTTTTTGAACTGATAACAGCCATAAATCCGCAACAAGGTCTAATGGAGTACATTAATCTG GCAGCAACTGGAGGGGAGGGAAGGGTTGATTGGGACGAGATAGTGGATAAGGACCTCCTAGTAGGGAAGATCCCTGAAGAGGTCCGAATGCTTGCTGATGTTGCCTACCGATGCGTTAACAAGAATCCGAGGAAGCGCCCCTGGATATCAGAGGTCACGCAGGCCATCTCAAGGCTCAGGCAGCGCCAGCTGACAAAGCATGATGCGCTAACTCTGCCGAGGAGTGATACCAGGACCGTCCTTAGGAGGATAGAGTACCAGCATGTGGAGCTTAGTGATCTCACCAGCATGAAAGAACTTACACCGATAAGGGTATCATGA